From one Anopheles bellator unplaced genomic scaffold, idAnoBellAS_SP24_06.2 scaffold01260_ctg1, whole genome shotgun sequence genomic stretch:
- the LOC131214524 gene encoding clotting factor G beta subunit-like: protein IATGWGNLGYYNEQATVLQRVQLLIVPNWQCNQSTFHNRRLCYGILEMQLCASDPQGGKDTCSGDSGGPLQLPVPGADRDAGLCSRPFYLVGITSNGMICGTVNRPGIYTRISSFVSWIKSEIDQ from the exons ATAGCCACTGGATGGGGAAATCTTGGCTACT ATAACGAACAGGCGACGGTTCTACAGCGAGTACAGCTTCTTATTGTACCAAATTGGCAGTGCAACCAAAGTACGTTCCACAACCGTCGTCTATGCTACGGAATTTTGGAGATGCAATTGTGTGCCAGTGATCCGCAAGGTGGAAAAGATACATGCTCGGGAGACTCCGGCGGTCCGCTACAGCTTCCAGTTCCGGGAGCAGATCGAGATGCAGGACTCTGCTCTCGACCCTTCTACTTGGTAGGTATCACATCAAACGGTATGATTTGTGGTACAGTTAATCGGCCAGGAATTTACACGCGCATTTCAAGTTTCGTATCCTGGATAAAATCTGAGATCGACCAATGa